A genomic stretch from Ureibacillus composti includes:
- a CDS encoding DUF3221 domain-containing protein: protein MNELKNSLIRAAGDLSESKETVRKRLYDRKKNPRQKTLFLARALSAIVTISILFIVANILMKDEELATASPFEESYYEVHYAITKSFDFSRDEELIQQNAYNQYEAKLAYYAYALSLGYEISDSDIKKMEQDLLAGNGMEKYDEYKEHLLQKANISEEDYIEYEKANAPFLVAQNMLEDHFMALFPKINDVLAKSLAQKHAIPYFQDAYAEDIMQFKETHGIVDNGYPGEGIPSVGRIVALEDNMFLVVEDATVEDIQTMDQAAIVKKYHQGVWYPQDETPELSVGDLVEVYSKTKLTTQYPFIADIWDFNMLEEYDENATTTEPVSLEVSPENESKLRVLLSMIRWEDKEVSMSRMPEYTLEFRGELYNLWTTPSHSNITIIPSSGGRYKSLSEERSKELAEILELE from the coding sequence ATGAATGAACTTAAAAACAGCTTAATTCGAGCAGCTGGTGATCTGAGTGAAAGTAAGGAAACCGTTCGAAAACGTTTGTACGATAGGAAGAAAAATCCTCGACAAAAAACACTGTTTCTAGCAAGAGCGCTTTCGGCCATCGTCACCATTTCCATTCTATTTATTGTTGCAAATATATTAATGAAAGATGAGGAATTGGCTACCGCTAGCCCTTTTGAGGAATCCTATTATGAAGTGCACTACGCGATTACGAAATCATTTGATTTTTCTAGAGATGAGGAATTGATTCAACAAAATGCCTACAATCAATATGAAGCAAAATTGGCCTATTATGCCTATGCATTATCGCTAGGGTATGAAATATCCGATTCTGACATAAAAAAAATGGAGCAAGACCTATTAGCCGGAAATGGAATGGAAAAGTATGATGAATATAAAGAACACCTTCTACAAAAAGCAAATATTTCGGAAGAAGACTATATTGAATATGAAAAAGCTAATGCCCCGTTTCTAGTGGCTCAAAATATGTTAGAGGATCATTTTATGGCACTTTTCCCTAAAATAAATGATGTGCTTGCGAAATCCCTAGCTCAAAAACATGCCATTCCCTATTTCCAAGACGCTTATGCAGAGGATATAATGCAATTTAAAGAAACACATGGCATAGTCGATAATGGTTATCCTGGCGAAGGGATACCGTCAGTCGGTCGCATTGTTGCACTGGAAGATAATATGTTTTTAGTCGTTGAAGATGCTACAGTAGAAGACATACAAACGATGGATCAAGCTGCGATTGTAAAAAAATATCATCAAGGCGTTTGGTACCCACAGGATGAGACGCCCGAACTTTCGGTTGGCGATCTCGTCGAAGTGTATTCTAAAACAAAGTTGACGACACAATATCCTTTCATTGCAGACATTTGGGATTTTAATATGCTAGAAGAATATGACGAGAATGCGACTACGACGGAACCAGTTTCACTCGAAGTATCTCCCGAGAACGAGTCAAAGTTACGAGTGCTTTTAAGTATGATTCGCTGGGAAGATAAAGAAGTCTCGATGTCACGCATGCCCGAATACACGCTAGAATTTAGGGGAGAACTCTACAACCTATGGACGACACCCTCCCACAGCAACATCACCATCATCCCATCTAGTGGCGGACGCTATAAAAGTTTATCAGAAGAACGCTCGAAAGAACTTGCGGAGATTTTAGAGTTGGAATAA
- a CDS encoding cold-shock protein, whose amino-acid sequence MTQGTVKWFNAEKGFGFIEVEGGKDVFAHFSAIVGDGFKSLEEGQKVEFDVEEGQRGPQATNIVKL is encoded by the coding sequence ATGACACAAGGTACAGTAAAATGGTTTAACGCAGAAAAAGGTTTCGGATTCATCGAAGTTGAAGGTGGAAAAGACGTATTCGCTCACTTCTCAGCAATCGTTGGAGACGGTTTCAAATCTTTAGAAGAAGGCCAAAAAGTTGAATTCGACGTTGAAGAAGGTCAACGTGGCCCTCAAGCTACAAACATCGTAAAACTTTAA
- a CDS encoding polysaccharide deacetylase family protein, with the protein MKKILLRIVIGLIVVFLLFFGLMKWMNMRNFQLMGDLTSRVETNEKVVALTFDDGPTENVDKILPLLDQYNAQATFFLIGGDIAEHPEEAKKIAEAGHQIGNHTYSHERMVFKTPSFVKEELEKTDELIRQAGFEGEIDFRPPFGKKLVVLPFYLKQRGTETIMWDLEPDTYYTTADEKVEYIVNNIKPGSIILIHPMYDQTGMQLQVIEETLQQLTDEGYRFVTVNELQKLE; encoded by the coding sequence ATGAAGAAGATACTTTTACGTATTGTCATAGGACTTATAGTTGTATTTTTACTATTTTTCGGCTTAATGAAATGGATGAATATGAGAAACTTTCAGCTAATGGGGGACTTAACGAGCCGAGTGGAGACAAATGAAAAGGTAGTGGCTTTAACCTTTGATGATGGTCCAACCGAGAATGTAGATAAAATTCTACCACTTCTTGATCAGTACAATGCACAGGCAACGTTTTTCTTGATTGGTGGCGATATTGCTGAACATCCTGAAGAAGCAAAGAAAATTGCCGAGGCTGGTCACCAAATTGGCAATCACACTTACTCCCATGAACGTATGGTATTTAAGACACCTAGCTTTGTAAAAGAAGAACTCGAGAAAACAGATGAATTAATTCGACAAGCAGGTTTCGAGGGTGAAATTGATTTCCGACCTCCATTTGGAAAGAAATTAGTCGTCTTGCCATTTTATCTAAAACAGCGAGGAACAGAGACGATTATGTGGGATCTGGAGCCGGACACCTATTACACGACTGCAGATGAAAAAGTTGAATATATCGTCAACAATATAAAACCGGGTTCGATAATTTTAATTCATCCAATGTATGATCAAACTGGGATGCAGCTACAAGTTATTGAAGAAACACTTCAACAACTAACAGATGAAGGATATAGATTTGTGACGGTGAACGAGCTACAGAAGTTGGAATAA
- a CDS encoding DUF4181 domain-containing protein, with protein MNIVLFIIIILLFILLELILRRTLKIEKKDISETEGKKVYRIGIFIITVVTICFIPIVVTKDTFYMTLFLFLFFIIRFGFELFVEWKYMRESREYLITLANMVLVIIVAIGFFLMN; from the coding sequence ATGAACATTGTTTTATTCATCATCATCATACTACTTTTCATCCTTTTGGAGTTGATTCTACGACGAACACTCAAAATTGAAAAGAAAGATATTTCAGAGACGGAAGGAAAAAAGGTATACCGAATCGGAATTTTTATCATAACTGTTGTCACAATTTGTTTCATCCCCATTGTAGTTACAAAAGATACGTTTTATATGACGTTGTTTCTATTCCTGTTTTTCATCATTCGATTTGGCTTTGAATTATTCGTTGAATGGAAGTATATGAGAGAGTCCCGGGAATATCTCATAACATTAGCCAACATGGTACTCGTCATAATTGTAGCAATCGGTTTTTTCCTAATGAACTAG
- a CDS encoding sigma-70 family RNA polymerase sigma factor, whose product MIDRQIDELVDQYAEHLLQLAYFYTKDRYSAEDIVQEVFMKFLEANYEERGTVRAYLSRMTINKSKDYLKSWAYKKVQLKEKWSFEKSKKKKDALLVEDERNLIGHAILNLSLEYREPIILYYFEEMSVAEVAAVLAIPENTVKTRLKRAREKLKPLLQDEEWEVLANE is encoded by the coding sequence GTGATTGATAGACAAATAGATGAATTAGTGGACCAGTATGCTGAACACTTGTTACAACTGGCATACTTCTATACAAAAGACCGCTATAGTGCAGAGGATATCGTGCAGGAAGTGTTCATGAAATTTCTTGAAGCCAATTATGAAGAAAGAGGAACAGTTCGGGCTTATCTTTCAAGAATGACCATCAATAAAAGCAAAGATTATTTAAAAAGCTGGGCCTATAAAAAAGTACAGTTAAAGGAAAAGTGGTCTTTTGAAAAATCGAAGAAAAAGAAAGACGCCCTACTTGTAGAGGATGAACGTAACCTTATTGGGCATGCCATTTTAAATTTATCCCTCGAATATCGGGAGCCAATTATATTGTACTATTTTGAAGAAATGTCGGTAGCCGAAGTCGCGGCGGTATTAGCTATTCCGGAAAATACGGTGAAAACGCGATTGAAACGGGCTCGAGAAAAACTTAAACCTTTATTACAAGATGAAGAATGGGAGGTGTTAGCAAATGAATGA
- a CDS encoding YjcZ family sporulation protein, with protein MSENYVGGSSDYGRNNKNNFALIVVLFILLIIVGTSFMNNRY; from the coding sequence ATGTCAGAAAACTATGTTGGCGGAAGCTCTGATTATGGCAGAAACAACAAAAATAATTTTGCTTTAATCGTTGTGTTGTTTATTCTATTAATTATTGTTGGCACATCGTTCATGAACAATCGCTACTAA